Proteins encoded together in one Microbacterium sp. zg-Y625 window:
- a CDS encoding DUF6112 family protein gives MGIFPDFGAVGGGADLRGIVGALLMYVLVFAVLMTLICAVTWAITSSSGNYQSALRARAGVLVAAGAAALAGAGVAWMNFLIGIGQQL, from the coding sequence ATGGGGATCTTCCCGGACTTCGGTGCAGTCGGAGGAGGCGCCGACCTCCGCGGCATCGTTGGCGCTCTGCTCATGTACGTCCTGGTCTTTGCCGTGCTCATGACCCTCATCTGCGCCGTTACGTGGGCGATCACGTCGTCGAGTGGCAACTATCAGTCGGCGCTGCGTGCCCGAGCCGGGGTCTTGGTCGCCGCCGGGGCCGCGGCCTTGGCCGGCGCGGGAGTCGCCTGGATGAACTTCCTCATCGGGATCGGCCAGCAGCTCTAG
- a CDS encoding DUF6112 family protein translates to MIDIAPNASGLPGIEQLRVIVGAVMVVGLILAVLALIIAAVAWGYGANSSNPHLASRGKLGVLVACGAAVLCGAAVTLVNFFWGVGQSV, encoded by the coding sequence GTGATCGATATCGCACCCAACGCGTCGGGACTGCCCGGCATCGAGCAACTCCGCGTCATCGTCGGCGCGGTGATGGTTGTCGGGCTCATCCTCGCCGTACTCGCGCTCATCATCGCTGCCGTTGCGTGGGGATATGGAGCGAACTCGTCCAATCCCCATCTCGCCTCTCGCGGAAAGCTCGGTGTGCTCGTGGCGTGCGGTGCAGCAGTCCTCTGCGGTGCGGCCGTCACGCTGGTGAACTTCTTCTGGGGCGTCGGTCAGTCCGTCTGA
- a CDS encoding conjugal transfer protein TrbL yields the protein MDGVCDIPVIAEVCQTVGSGVASLVAAPFDWLAHTLAASAAWFFQAVWAVFDTTTLVDVTGEQYIRVYNLLFGVALFVMLIFFCLQLITGLAHRDPAALSRAAVGLGKSVLGSFVVITLTATLLEITDRLAIGIVQATGNTMEGMGDRIALMATGLVAINITSPGVGAIMTIFLAGLAIAASAIVWFSLLIRKALLLVAIVFAPIALAGFSWDAARGWFGKWAAFVVALVFSKLVLVVLFLVAINQTAAPIDLDLASISDPVAGVVLMLVAAFAPYMTYKFISFVGVDMYHAMSTEQEAKGAMNRPIPVPVTPATAKSAKSILDGGGAASSGSAPPAAAKATSGAAGSGGSTAASGGAAAAGPATAAVIGGQVATKAAGAGPKLGSAAGTAAEGHAEGAAPADMPPGSNGSQPGVAPIPPPRPTATPPHPFPTPRERTTA from the coding sequence GTGGATGGCGTGTGCGACATCCCTGTGATCGCCGAGGTGTGCCAGACAGTCGGATCGGGTGTCGCCTCGCTCGTCGCGGCCCCCTTCGACTGGCTCGCCCACACGCTCGCCGCTTCCGCCGCCTGGTTCTTTCAAGCCGTGTGGGCCGTTTTCGACACCACGACCCTCGTTGACGTCACCGGTGAGCAGTACATCCGGGTGTACAACCTGCTCTTCGGCGTCGCGCTGTTCGTCATGCTCATCTTCTTCTGCCTGCAGCTGATCACCGGGTTGGCGCATCGCGATCCGGCCGCCCTCTCGCGTGCTGCGGTGGGGCTGGGCAAGTCCGTGCTCGGTTCCTTCGTCGTAATCACGCTCACAGCAACCCTGCTGGAAATCACGGATCGTCTGGCCATCGGCATCGTCCAGGCAACTGGGAACACGATGGAGGGGATGGGAGACAGGATCGCTCTCATGGCCACCGGCCTTGTGGCGATCAACATCACGAGCCCCGGCGTCGGCGCGATCATGACCATCTTCCTCGCCGGACTTGCGATCGCGGCATCGGCGATTGTGTGGTTCTCGCTCCTCATCCGGAAGGCGCTGCTCCTGGTGGCGATCGTGTTCGCTCCGATCGCCTTGGCGGGGTTCTCATGGGACGCAGCGCGCGGTTGGTTCGGCAAGTGGGCGGCATTCGTGGTTGCACTCGTGTTTTCGAAGCTGGTGCTCGTCGTACTTTTCCTTGTCGCGATCAATCAGACTGCCGCGCCGATCGATCTCGACCTTGCCTCCATCAGCGACCCGGTCGCCGGAGTCGTGCTCATGCTTGTCGCGGCCTTCGCGCCTTACATGACCTACAAGTTCATTTCCTTCGTTGGGGTCGACATGTACCACGCGATGTCCACCGAACAGGAGGCGAAAGGCGCGATGAATCGCCCCATACCTGTGCCGGTCACCCCCGCGACGGCGAAGTCGGCGAAGTCGATTCTCGATGGAGGCGGCGCGGCATCCAGTGGCTCGGCACCCCCCGCTGCGGCCAAGGCGACCAGCGGCGCCGCGGGATCCGGCGGCAGCACGGCAGCGTCGGGCGGCGCGGCGGCTGCTGGCCCGGCCACCGCAGCCGTCATTGGCGGGCAGGTGGCCACCAAGGCGGCTGGCGCTGGTCCGAAGCTCGGGAGCGCGGCAGGCACAGCCGCGGAAGGACACGCCGAGGGCGCCGCCCCGGCAGATATGCCTCCGGGTTCGAACGGCTCGCAGCCAGGCGTAGCCCCGATCCCGCCGCCGCGCCCGACGGCCACTCCCCCGCACCCGTTTCCCACCCCGCGCGAAAGGACAACGGCATGA
- a CDS encoding SCO6880 family protein, whose protein sequence is MTGDNTRRANQLHPVQFSRLPKRGVMLGLSLAQFVTLAIGLIAFTTAVYMGGGILFGLTSPIWLTSVVLAFLPVGGRKLIEWVPIAVRWVWRSVGGQLRFRADLVTPRPAGTLALPGDAAALREWIDPETGAAMIQDPHAQTLTAVVGITHPAFVLLDSGEQERRVAGWGRVLATVCRSGRIARVQISERTVPSSGSGLAEWWARHGVNDNSWPAVTYQELIERAGPAGERHATTISLALDVRAAARQIRAAGGGMKGAADVLRQEMTTFTAALRAADLMPTGWLTPGEVAVALRSAYDPAAAPALERHGDIGHSLATAGPVAVAESWDRLHTDSAHHAVLWIAEWPRSQVFPGFLSPLLLTSGIQRTFTLICTPVRADVAARDIRRKKVGLLSDAAQRAKIGQIEDAARTAEYNDVVQQESDLTAGHGVLRYTGLVAVSAPKIDELDAAIAAIEQAAVQAACETRRLVGQQAQAFAAAALPLCRPI, encoded by the coding sequence ATGACCGGTGACAACACGCGCCGCGCGAACCAACTCCACCCAGTTCAGTTCTCGCGACTTCCGAAACGAGGAGTGATGCTCGGGCTTTCGCTCGCGCAATTCGTGACGCTCGCCATCGGGCTCATCGCTTTCACAACCGCCGTCTATATGGGCGGCGGCATCTTGTTCGGCCTGACCTCGCCTATCTGGCTCACCAGCGTCGTGCTCGCCTTCCTCCCCGTTGGTGGACGCAAGCTCATCGAATGGGTCCCGATCGCTGTCCGGTGGGTGTGGCGGAGCGTGGGAGGCCAACTCCGGTTCCGCGCTGACCTCGTAACGCCGCGCCCCGCCGGAACGCTTGCGCTGCCGGGAGATGCCGCAGCGCTACGTGAGTGGATCGATCCCGAGACAGGCGCGGCGATGATCCAGGACCCTCACGCCCAGACCTTGACGGCAGTTGTCGGCATCACGCACCCGGCTTTCGTGCTGCTCGACAGCGGGGAGCAGGAGCGTCGAGTAGCCGGCTGGGGGCGAGTGTTGGCGACGGTGTGCCGGTCGGGTCGCATCGCCCGCGTGCAGATCTCTGAACGGACGGTTCCCAGCTCGGGAAGCGGGCTGGCCGAATGGTGGGCACGGCACGGTGTGAACGACAACTCGTGGCCTGCTGTGACCTATCAGGAGCTCATCGAGCGGGCCGGACCGGCGGGCGAGCGACACGCGACGACGATCTCTCTCGCACTGGACGTGCGTGCGGCAGCGCGGCAGATCCGTGCCGCCGGCGGTGGCATGAAGGGAGCGGCTGACGTACTCCGCCAAGAGATGACGACCTTCACCGCGGCCCTGCGTGCGGCCGACCTGATGCCCACCGGATGGCTCACACCAGGCGAGGTCGCCGTCGCGCTGCGATCTGCATATGATCCCGCCGCCGCTCCCGCTCTCGAGCGACACGGCGACATAGGCCACTCACTCGCAACGGCCGGACCCGTCGCGGTCGCCGAATCCTGGGATCGGCTCCACACCGACTCCGCCCATCACGCGGTCCTCTGGATCGCGGAATGGCCGCGATCGCAGGTCTTCCCAGGCTTCCTGTCGCCACTACTGCTGACCTCCGGCATCCAGCGCACCTTCACACTCATCTGCACGCCGGTCCGCGCCGACGTCGCCGCGCGGGATATCCGGAGAAAGAAGGTCGGACTCCTTTCGGATGCCGCGCAACGCGCGAAGATCGGTCAGATCGAGGATGCCGCGCGCACGGCCGAGTACAACGACGTCGTCCAGCAGGAGTCGGATCTCACAGCTGGCCACGGGGTGCTGCGATACACCGGTCTCGTCGCAGTGTCGGCACCCAAGATCGATGAGCTGGATGCGGCGATCGCTGCTATCGAGCAAGCCGCCGTGCAAGCCGCCTGCGAGACGCGGCGGCTCGTCGGGCAGCAAGCGCAGGCGTTCGCGGCCGCCGCGCTGCCCCTGTGTAGACCCATTTGA
- a CDS encoding ATP-binding protein, which produces MSAQKEERVHTAVLVDPAGERRKERRVRRKATQRLTAESRAAVSAADRAESDAQSAERRATTYLPAAGESRPAALRTPGRLRLPRHQDTSATLAGAYPFLAEGGLGSQGVFVGQDLYSGASFVYDPWVLYSRGMITAPNIVLAGIVGSGKSSLVKSLYTRSIPFGRRVYVPGDPKGEHTAVAEAVGGQAIVLGHGMANRLNPLDEGHRPSGVTDESWAGQVASRRRDLIGALTETVLERPLSPLEHTAIDLALADAVRSCEIPILPMVVDRILSPDVSQRADHRLVEDGRVVGHALRRLVAGDLAGLFDGPSTVTFDPSLPMISLDLSRVAENATLVSVLMTCSSAWMESALLDPHGGQRWVIYDEAWRLMSHPALLRRMDAQWRLARHYGIANLLVFHKLSDLDNVGDQGSAMRAIASSLLANAETRIIYRQEADQLGATASALGLTGTEQGLLPGLGTGQGLWRIKDRSFVVQHQLHPAELAAFDTTSRMTEGVK; this is translated from the coding sequence GTGAGCGCGCAGAAGGAAGAACGAGTGCACACCGCGGTGCTCGTCGACCCGGCCGGAGAACGCAGGAAGGAGCGCCGCGTCCGGCGGAAAGCAACCCAACGGCTCACCGCTGAGTCGCGAGCCGCCGTCTCCGCAGCCGACCGCGCCGAATCAGACGCTCAAAGCGCTGAACGCCGCGCGACCACGTACCTGCCCGCAGCGGGCGAATCACGGCCAGCTGCGCTACGCACCCCTGGTCGGCTCCGACTCCCGCGCCACCAGGACACCAGCGCGACCCTTGCCGGAGCGTATCCGTTCCTCGCCGAGGGCGGACTCGGCTCACAAGGAGTCTTCGTCGGGCAAGACCTCTACTCAGGTGCGTCGTTCGTTTACGACCCCTGGGTGCTTTACTCGCGCGGAATGATCACGGCACCGAACATCGTCCTGGCGGGGATCGTGGGCTCGGGTAAGTCGTCGCTCGTGAAGAGTCTCTACACGCGGTCGATTCCCTTCGGCCGCCGCGTCTACGTACCCGGAGATCCGAAAGGTGAGCACACCGCCGTCGCCGAAGCCGTCGGAGGGCAGGCAATCGTGCTCGGACACGGCATGGCAAACCGGCTCAACCCGCTCGACGAAGGGCACCGCCCGTCCGGCGTGACCGATGAGAGTTGGGCAGGCCAGGTCGCGTCTCGTCGCCGTGACCTCATTGGAGCCCTCACCGAAACGGTGCTCGAGCGCCCGCTGAGTCCGTTAGAGCACACCGCGATCGACCTCGCCCTCGCTGACGCCGTCAGGTCCTGCGAGATCCCCATCCTGCCTATGGTCGTTGACCGAATTCTCTCGCCAGACGTGTCTCAACGGGCTGATCATCGGCTCGTCGAGGACGGCAGAGTCGTCGGGCACGCGCTACGTCGGCTCGTCGCCGGCGACCTCGCCGGGCTGTTCGACGGGCCCAGCACAGTCACGTTCGACCCGAGCCTTCCGATGATCTCCCTCGACCTGTCGCGAGTGGCCGAGAACGCGACGCTCGTCTCCGTTCTCATGACGTGCTCGTCAGCGTGGATGGAGTCCGCCCTCCTCGACCCACACGGCGGGCAGCGCTGGGTCATCTACGACGAAGCCTGGCGCCTCATGTCCCACCCGGCCTTGCTGCGACGAATGGATGCTCAATGGCGCCTCGCCCGCCATTACGGAATTGCGAACCTCCTCGTGTTCCACAAGCTCTCCGACCTGGACAACGTCGGCGACCAGGGCTCGGCAATGCGGGCAATCGCGTCGTCTCTGCTCGCGAACGCCGAGACCCGGATCATCTACCGGCAGGAAGCGGACCAGCTCGGAGCGACTGCGAGTGCGCTGGGCCTCACAGGCACGGAGCAGGGCCTGCTGCCGGGCCTCGGCACAGGCCAAGGGCTGTGGCGGATCAAGGACCGCAGCTTCGTGGTTCAGCACCAACTGCACCCCGCGGAGCTCGCAGCTTTCGACACAACGAGCCGGATGACGGAGGGCGTGAAATGA
- a CDS encoding TraM recognition domain-containing protein, whose protein sequence is MTGNHGVDVSGQDGLTNLALLALGAVIAVAGILRVAGNVAAFVSGAEQPTGGLGAGFGVFNSPADPGIALGAAGLNPLVYWSVVTALVALIAVVAWWAWRVLRDHTRHMKSDPNRIVGIATSTDVRRAASERALLSRAAHLRASVAKPRPDDVGYLVGVARGTKVWASVEDSILVIGPPRSGKGAHIVINAILDAPGAVVTTSTRPDNLTTTIRSRMSRGPVAVFDPQQLAPGVPAGLRWSPVRGCEVPLTAMIRAAGLAAGTGLSSAGVENGGFWEGKTRTALQALLHAAALDGRSPGELFRWTLDPAAAKDAVAILTSNPAAATGWAESLEAMIDADPRTRDSIWQGVSLALAALADPRVLDAVSPSDDEQFDPETFLRRNGTLYLLATGAGAGASSALVAALVEDLVETARRVAARSPGARLDPPLLLALDEIGNLAPLPSLPVLMAEGGGTGITTMPVLQSLAQARQRWGDNAATAIWDASIAKIVLGGASGSRDLQDISTLIGDRDEVTDSITVGERGLRSSQRSTRRVPIMPPDVIRTLPYGTALLMLRAAPPIVARMREWGSRPNGALLREDRARVEEQLRRG, encoded by the coding sequence GTGACTGGCAACCACGGTGTGGATGTTTCCGGCCAGGACGGACTGACCAATCTCGCCTTGCTCGCCCTCGGCGCGGTCATCGCGGTTGCCGGCATCCTTCGCGTGGCGGGGAATGTCGCCGCCTTCGTATCAGGAGCGGAGCAGCCGACCGGCGGCCTGGGCGCGGGGTTCGGTGTCTTCAACTCGCCCGCAGACCCGGGGATCGCATTGGGCGCGGCCGGGCTCAACCCTCTCGTGTATTGGTCGGTCGTGACGGCTCTCGTGGCACTCATTGCCGTCGTAGCGTGGTGGGCGTGGCGAGTGCTCCGGGATCACACTCGACACATGAAATCCGACCCCAACCGCATCGTCGGGATTGCGACGTCGACCGATGTGCGGCGCGCTGCCTCCGAGCGCGCGCTGCTGTCGCGGGCCGCGCACCTCCGAGCGTCCGTCGCGAAGCCCCGGCCCGACGACGTGGGCTACCTCGTCGGGGTAGCGCGAGGAACGAAGGTCTGGGCCTCGGTCGAGGATTCGATTCTCGTGATCGGTCCTCCCCGATCAGGTAAGGGCGCACACATCGTCATCAACGCGATCCTCGACGCTCCTGGCGCGGTCGTCACGACCTCGACCCGGCCGGATAACCTCACGACCACCATTCGCTCGCGGATGAGCCGGGGGCCCGTCGCCGTGTTCGACCCACAGCAGCTTGCCCCAGGGGTGCCGGCGGGGTTGCGGTGGTCACCCGTGCGAGGGTGCGAGGTCCCACTCACCGCGATGATCCGAGCGGCGGGTCTCGCAGCCGGCACAGGGCTATCGAGCGCCGGGGTCGAGAACGGCGGCTTCTGGGAAGGCAAGACCCGCACCGCACTGCAGGCGCTCCTCCACGCGGCAGCGCTGGACGGCCGCTCGCCCGGCGAGCTGTTTCGGTGGACACTCGACCCCGCCGCGGCGAAGGACGCGGTCGCCATCCTGACGAGCAACCCTGCCGCTGCAACCGGATGGGCGGAGTCGCTCGAGGCGATGATCGACGCCGACCCCCGCACGCGCGATTCGATCTGGCAAGGTGTTTCGTTGGCTCTGGCAGCGTTGGCCGACCCTCGTGTTCTCGATGCGGTCAGCCCGAGCGATGACGAGCAGTTCGATCCAGAGACCTTCCTCCGGCGCAACGGCACTCTGTACCTCCTCGCGACCGGCGCGGGCGCCGGCGCATCTTCGGCTCTGGTCGCTGCCCTCGTAGAGGACCTCGTCGAGACGGCCAGGCGCGTTGCCGCGCGATCTCCCGGCGCGCGGCTCGATCCGCCACTCCTTCTGGCGCTCGATGAGATCGGCAACCTCGCACCGCTGCCGTCTTTGCCCGTCCTGATGGCGGAAGGCGGCGGCACGGGGATCACCACGATGCCCGTGCTTCAGTCGCTCGCGCAGGCGCGGCAGCGGTGGGGTGACAACGCCGCTACCGCAATCTGGGACGCGAGCATCGCCAAGATCGTGCTCGGCGGCGCCTCAGGTTCCCGTGACCTCCAAGACATCTCCACGCTGATCGGCGACCGTGACGAGGTCACCGATTCGATCACCGTCGGCGAACGAGGGCTGCGCTCGAGTCAGCGATCAACGCGGCGAGTTCCGATCATGCCGCCCGACGTCATCCGGACGCTGCCGTACGGCACCGCGCTCCTGATGCTGAGAGCCGCACCGCCAATCGTTGCTCGCATGCGGGAGTGGGGCTCTCGCCCGAACGGTGCGCTGCTACGCGAGGACCGTGCGCGAGTCGAGGAGCAACTACGGCGGGGATAA
- a CDS encoding single-stranded DNA-binding protein, translating into MTIHTQQSLSGFLASEPQLAFNAKGEARFWVRIGQEHFERNEDGTFTQTENTYHDLVMFRRNAERAYAMFNKGDAFIAEGYTHTSPRERDGETVETEEFVAKRLGHDSARTNYTLQRRRHTAPPLAAPTPAPAKPAVRPVSL; encoded by the coding sequence ATGACGATCCACACGCAGCAGTCCCTCTCCGGTTTCCTCGCATCGGAGCCTCAGCTCGCGTTCAACGCGAAGGGCGAGGCCCGATTCTGGGTGCGGATCGGGCAGGAGCACTTCGAACGCAACGAGGACGGCACCTTCACCCAAACGGAGAACACGTACCACGATCTCGTCATGTTCCGGCGAAACGCGGAACGGGCGTACGCGATGTTCAACAAGGGGGACGCCTTCATCGCCGAGGGCTACACCCACACCTCCCCACGGGAACGCGACGGCGAGACAGTCGAGACCGAGGAGTTCGTCGCGAAGCGCCTCGGCCACGACTCCGCCCGGACGAACTACACGCTCCAGCGTCGCCGCCACACAGCACCGCCCCTGGCTGCACCGACACCAGCGCCGGCAAAGCCCGCCGTGCGCCCGGTCTCCCTCTGA